DNA sequence from the Sporichthya brevicatena genome:
TCAGGTCGAATACGCCCATGTCGGGCTCCTCTCGGGGGCTGGAGTGATCTGGGCCATAGCCAAGCCCGCCGATTGGACACTCGTCAAGAGTTTCTTTGACAGTTGCCCAAGAAAGCCTGGAAATTCGCGCTGACCTGCGATTTCATTGGCCGCATGACGGAGACCGTTCCCGGCGATCGGGTGTCGGCGCGCCTGGTGGACAAGTTCACGGCGCGCCGCGACGAGTTGGCGGCGGCCACCCGGGCCACGTTGGCCGAACTCGGGTACGCCCGGACCAGCCTGCGGGAGATCGCGGCGAACAGCGCCTTCTCGCACGGGGTCCTGCACTACTACTTCCGCGACAAGGTCGACCTGATCACGCACAGCGTCCGGCAGTACAAGGCCGAGTGCGTGAGCCGTTACGACGAGATCGTGGACTCCGCGACCGACGGCGACGCACTGGCTCGAGGCTTCGCGGTGGCGATGGCGACGACGCTGCGCGACGACGCGGCGAT
Encoded proteins:
- a CDS encoding TetR/AcrR family transcriptional regulator, which codes for MTETVPGDRVSARLVDKFTARRDELAAATRATLAELGYARTSLREIAANSAFSHGVLHYYFRDKVDLITHSVRQYKAECVSRYDEIVDSATDGDALARGFAVAMATTLRDDAAMHRLWYDLRNQSMFEDVFRADVTEIDAGLEQMIWRVVSRYTELTGATPLLSSKALYAAFDGLFLQALTRWTTDPTGAAAELEGSVERLLRLVVSS